The genomic region GGCTCCGGCAAGTCCACCCTGCTCAACCTGATGGGCACCCTGGACCGGCCGACCAGCGGCACGGTGAGCATCGACGGGCAGGACGTCGCCGTGCTGCACGACCGGCAGTTGTCCGCACTGCGCGGGCGCAGTCTGGGCTTCGTCTTCCAGCAGTTCCATCTCACCGACGGGCTCAGCGCCGCGGAGAACGTGGCGACCGGTCTGCTCTACGCGGGCGTCCCGCGCCGTCGGCGCCGCCCGCTGGCGCTGGAGGCGCTCAGCAGGGTCGGCCTCGGGCACCGTGCCGGGCATCGGCCGCATGAGCTGTCCGGCGGGGAGAAGCAGCGGGTCGCCATCGCGCGGGCACTGGTGAACCGGCCCTCGCTGCTCCTCGCCGACGAACCGACGGGCGCTCTGGACACCGCCAACGGACAGGTCGTACTGGACCTGCTGACCGCCCTCAACGCGGACGGCACCACCATCGCGGTCATCACCCACGACCGGGACATCGCCGTCCTGCTGCCGCGACGGGTGGAGATCCGTGACGGCCGCATTGTCGCCGACAGCGGAACCCCCGCGCGCCCACGAGGCATCGGTGACTCCGACTCCGCCACCCTCGCCCTCCCGACGATGAGGCCCAACCCATGACGCGCCGCCGCTCCATTGCCCCGGTCCGGCTCGCCCCCGGTGACATCCTGCGACTCGGGCTGATCGGGATCCGGACCCACAAGCTGCGCGCCGCGCTCTCCGCACTCGGTATCTCCATCGGCATTGCCACGCTCGTCCTGGTCATCGGCATCCCGGCGTCCAGCCAGCGGGCCTTGATGGAGGAGCTGAGCGCGCTCGGTCCCAACCTGCTGCGCGCCGAACCGGTGCGCGACCGAGATCCGCCCGTACTACTGGAGCCCGGGGCGGTCGGCGCGGTGCGCCGCATCGGCCCGGTCACCGACGTCAGCGCGGTCGCCAACACCCACGTCCGGATCCGGCGTTCGGACCGCGTACCGGAGAGCGACGGGGCCGGACTGTCCGTCCTCGCGGCCCGCACCGACCTGCTGCCGACCGTCCACGCGCGCGTGGCGTCCGGACGGTTCCTGGACCGGGGCACCGCCCGGTTCCCGACCGTGGTGCTCGGCCACCGGGCGGCGCAGCGGCTGGGCGTCTCGGAGATACGGGCCGACCGGCCGGTCCAAGTGGCCGTCGGCGACACGTGGTTCACGGTCATCGGCATACTCGCGCCAGTCCCCCTCGCCACCGACCTGGACAGCACCGCGCTGGTCGGCTGGGACGCGGCCCGCGACCGGCTCGGCTTCGACGGCCGCCCCACGGCGATCTACGTGAAAGCGGACGAGAACCGCCTGGAGGCCGTACGGAACGTACTCGCCCCCACCCTGTACCCGCAGGCGCCCGGGCTGGTGAACGTCAGCCGCCCCTCCGACGCGCTGGCCGCCAAGCGCGCCACCGAGAGCACCTTCTCCGCGCTCTTTCTGGGGCTCGGCGCGGTGGCCCTGCTGGTCGGCGGGATCGGGGTCGCCAACACCATGGTCATCTCGGTGCTGGAACGCCGCCGGGAGATCGGGCTGCGCCAGGCCCTGGGCGCCAGCCGGGGACAGATCCGCGCCCAGTTCCTCACCGAGTCGGTGGTGCTCAGCGGGCTCGGCGGAGTCGCGGGGGGAGTGATCGGCACGACGGCGACTCTGGGATATGCCCTGTGGCGCGGCTGGCCGCCGGTGATCCCACTCGACGCGACGGGCGCCGGCTTCGGCAGCGCGCTGCTCGTCGGTATGGCGGCAGGCGTCTACCCGTCGATCCGCGCCGCCCGGCTGCCCCCAACCGAGGCGCTGGCCACACCCTGACCACGGGGCTCCGGACAGGCGGCGTCATCGCCCCTCTTTCGCCTTCATCCTGGCGCTCTGCCAAGCCATCGAACCGCCAACACTCAATAGGGAGGAACTCCTTGCGTCGGAACCATCAGCACCGTTCCCGCGTCGCATTGCTGCCCCTGGCCACGGCTTTCGCGATGCTCAGCGCTTGTTCGGCTGCCGAAAGCCGAGCCACCACGATCCCGAGCCAGTCGCCGCAAACCGCGAGCCGCGCAGTAGAGCAACAGCCGGAAGGCGGCTACACAACCTCCGGTGAGAAGCCTGCCGTCTATAAGCCTGCCGCCCCCGAGTACACCGTGCGAACTCCAGCGGGACACCTGGTCAACGACTGCGTTCCCAAGCGCCTGTGGAAAAGCGTCACCACTCTCACCACCAAGGACCAAAAGCACCTCTCCACACTGATTCTCGGCAAAGGGCCGAACGCCATCTACTTCGGGCATCAGTACGGCGGCCAGATCTGTAACCTCCTGGATCTGGCCGAAGGGTTCGTCAAGCGCGGGTACCGGGTGATCATGCCGGAATTCCGCGGCCACGTGGCCTCCGAAGAGTCGGAGACATCCAGCCCGCTGGACGCGAAGGCCGCCTTCGACAAGCTCAAGAAACTCGGCACGAAGCGCGTTTTCCTGACGGGCGCGTCCTGCGGCGGCACCACCGCCGCCACAGAAGGTGTCAAGAGCGGTATTCCCCTTGTCGGCCTGACTCTGCTGTCCTCACCGGCCCGCTGTGACGGTGACGCTGTCGCAGCGGTGAAGAAGATCAAGCAGCCTTCCCTTTTCATGGTGGCGCACGACGACATGCAAGGTTTGCACGAGCGGGATATCCGCGAAATGTTCGAGGCGTCCGCGGCACGGGACAAGCGCCTCATCGCCATTGATGGAGAAGCACATGGCACGTTGATGCTCTACGGCTCGAAGGAGGCCGACAAACTGCGCGCCAAAGTCATCGACTTCATAGCGGACACCTACGCGGCCAGCCTCGACAGGTAAGCCTCGCACGCACGGGCGCGGGCGGGTGGGTCGCCCCTACTGGAGGCAATCCCCTCGCCCTTATCGAGGCAGCCCGGGAACTGAGTACCGGTCATCTCAGTGATGAGGCGCCGCAGGAGGACCGCGGGTGCTCCGTCCTCGCGTAGATGAGTGAGGCCGCGGCGACCACTGGTTCACCGCCGGAATGCTCGCCGAGCGCTTCGGCGCCCTTGTGACGAAAAGGAACCTGTAATAGGAGGGCGGCAGCACCGGCGGCCGTGTTGGTGCGCTCGCATACGCCCTTGCGCCGCGCGTTGGTCCGTTGCGGATCGTCAATCGGTCCGGGTGCGGAGGCTCCGCGCCAGGGTCGGGATCATCACCGTCGCGGGGACGAGGTGTAGCCCGAGGAGGGCGGTGATGGTGGCGGCGGCTGCCCCGGAGAGGAGGGGCGGGACCAATGAGGTCGCGGTCAGCGACACTGCCGTCCACACGAATCGCTCGGCGGGGCGAGCGCTCCAACGAAGAAGAGCGACGGCAATGACGATGCCCACGACCGAGAAGAAGCCGGTCACCACGGCGAACCCGGCCAACGGAATCGTCTCGCCACCATCGGGGACCTCGAAGTCGACGCCAACGGCCTGGGCAAGCGCCGCGGCGAGGGTGGTGGCCACCATCGCCGCGAGCGTGGCAATGAAGCCGGTGCCGGCGAGCCCTCGGAATCGGTGGGTGTGGCTGGTCCGGCCCGATGCCGGGCCTGCGACGGCCCCGGTGTCATTCATGCTCTTCACGTGGTACCTCCATCATTCGGTAACTGGCGTACGGGGTGTTGACTTGCATGCGACGTTCCTGGCCCTGGGGGTGACGATGAGCACCCTCGCCGTGCGACGGCCGGGGTTCCGCAGGGCGCGGACGCCGGTGCCGCGGAGCCAGAACCCGGCGTCGCGTCCGAGGACCGGCCCGGGCTCGCCGTCGCGCAGCTCCAGCTGCACCCGCCCACGGGTGACGACGCCGAACGCGTCGTACCACTCCGCCGCGACCACCGCGACACGCGCGCCACCGCGCAGCGTGAGCGTCCGCACCGGGACTACTCCGTGCCGTCCGCCGACAGGCGCTCCGGCAGCCCGAGCCGCGGGAACCGGTCGTCGTGGAACGTGATGATCTCGGTGATCGCTCCGCCGGTGACGCGCAGGACGTCGATCGTCAGCGGCAGGTACGCGCCCTCCCGCTTCCGCCAGTGGTAGTAGGCAATGGCGGGCTGCCGGTTCACGGCGGTGGGGACGGCGCGCAGGCCCTTCATGCCCTCGAAGCCGCTCTCGATCCAGTAGTTCACTACCGCGTCGCGACCGACATACAGGCCCGGCGTGGGCGGCATCGAGGTGCGGACGTCGTCCCGCAGCATTGCGGCGAGCGTGTCGACGTCCGTGGCCACGCTGGCCTCGGTGTAGCGGCGCACCAGCTCGCGCGTCCCGGCGTCCTGCTCGCCGCCGGTCCAGTCCTGCCGCTCGGCGGGCAGGTGCTCCCGCATGCCCGCGCGGGCCCGCTGCAGCGCGCTGTTCACGGAGTTGACGGAGTCCCCGAGGAGCTCCGCGACCTCCTTCGCCGGCCGGCCGAGCACGTCCCGCAGGATCAGCACGGCCCGCGGGCGCGGCGCGAGGTGCTGGACCGCGACCAGGTACGCCAGCTCGATCGTCTCCCGCGCGACGGCGACGGTCTCCGGCTCGTCCGCTTCGCCCGCGGGCAGCTCGTCGAGCAGCCGGTCCGGGTAGGGCTGCAGCCACAGCACCTCGCCGCCGGTCGCGGGCTCCGGGCGGCACTTGGCGAGCAGGTCCAGGCAGGCGTTGGTGGCGATCCCGTACAGCCAGGCCCGGAACGTCGACCGCCCCTCGAAGGTCTCCCGCCGCCGCCAGGCACGGAGGAACGTCTCCTGCACGGTGTCCTCGGCGTCCTCGAACGACCCGAGCATCCGGTAGCAGTGCACGTGCAGCTCCCGCCGGTGCCGTTCCGCCAGCCCCGAGAACGTCGGCTCGTCGACCTCGCCCAGACTGCTCACGCCCAGCTCCTCCAGCCGTGTGTCCGCACTCATCACGTCATCCTTCCGCCTTGTCGTGTCCCGTCGTAGGTGTGACGGGCGCGGGCGCGAAAACTCATCACTACGGCCGGTCGGTCGGCATGGCTGAGCGTTTCTCATCCTTGGCAGGTCGGGTATCCGGATCCGTCCGTTGAGCGGTTCGGGTTCCCGGGAACCTCTGGCGCCCGTACAGGCGTCGCATGGATCATCGGCGCGCGGGGCGTACAGGCAGGGGGGCCGATGGGCCGGTTCGAGTTCGGGGAGTACCGGACGCTCGCGCTGCTCGGGGCGGGTGGCATGGGCCGTGCGTATCTGGCCCGTTCGGGGTCGGGGCGGCTCGTCGTGGTCAAGGTGATGCATGCGCACCTCGCCGCCGAGCCGCTGTTCCGGGAGCGGCTGCGGCGTGAGGTGCGGGCGGCGCGCGCCGTGACCGGCCCGTTCACGGCGGCCGTGCTCGACGCGGAGCCGCAGGCCCCGCTGCCGTGGCTGGCCATCGAGTACTGCGCGGGCCCCACCCTGTCGGAGGCCGTGGCCGGGTGCGGGCCACTGGCAGCCGGCGACCTCGCCTCGCTCGGTGCCGCTCTCGCCGAGGCGCTCAGCGCGATCCACACGGCGGGCCTGGTGCACCGCGACCTGAAGCCGGCGAATGTTCTGGTCACCGGTCAGGGCCCACGCGTCATCGACTTCGGTATCGCGAAGGCGCTCGGTGACGGACCGGCGTCAGGACCGTCGGGGGAGGACCTGACGGGGAGCGGTGAGATGCTCGGCTCTGTCGGCTTCATGGCACCCGAGCAGATCACGTACGACACCGAACCCGCGGCCCCCTGCGACGTGTTCGCGCTCGGGGCGCTGCTCGCGCTGGCGGCGACGGGCCGCAATCCGCACGGCGGGAGTACGGCCCCGCAGATCGTGTACCGGACGCTGCACGAGAAGCCGGACCTCGCCGGTGTGCCGGACGGGGAGTGGGCCGCCTTTTTGATCCGCTGTCTGTCGAAGGGGCCGGACGGACGCCCCACCGCGGCGGAGGTCCTGGACTGGTGCGCCGCCCGCGCGGCCGAACGGCCGTGGTGGGAGCGGCCGGAGGTGACCGCCCTGATCGACGGCCACGAGGAGACCGTCGCGCGCAGGATCGCCGTATCGGCCGACGCCGACGAGTTAGGCGCCACCCGCACCGACCCGCCGCCGGCCTCCGTGGGTCCGTCGCGCAGACGCGTGTTCGCGTGGGCGGGCGCCGCCGTCACGACCGCCGCAGCGGTGACGGCGACGATCGCCCTCCTGGACGACGAGCCCGGTGCGCGGCGGCAGCCGGTCACCCCGTCCTGGCGCTCCGGCACCCCGCTGTGGACCCGCGAGGTGGGCGCCCTCGAATACGGCGGCACGCTGACCCGTACGGCCGACGCCCTGTACGTGTACTTCGACGGCACAGCCCGTCGGCTCGACCCGCACACCGGCGCCGTGGCCTGGGAGTTCGAGGACGCGGCCGCCGTCCTGCCTTACGGCGACACGGTGTACGTCACCCACCGCCCGACGGATCTCGCCTCCCCCGTGATCGTGGCGATCGACGCGGCGGGCGGCGCGGAGCGGTGGCGCACAGGCGCCCTGGAATCAAACCCGTACCGCCCCTTCGGCTTCAGCTCGTTCGACGGCAGCTCGACGCTGCTCGCCGTCACGCACCGCACGGCATGCCTGGCCACGTTCGCCAAGTACGACTCGATCTGGGCACGGCGCACGAACCAGAAGCGGCGCTGGCGGGCGTACGGCTTCGACCTGCCGACGGGCGCCCCGCTGTGGTTCAGGGGCGGTACGGCGGCACAGGTGACGGCGCTGAACGCGGCGGGCGGCCGGTTCGCCCTGGCCTCGGCGACCGCGACACCCGGTCCCCTGTACGTGCTCCATGAGCGCTCGGGCGAGGAGGAGTCCAGCATCCCCGACGGCTCGGCCACACCCGAGGTACATCCGGGAGCCCGGGGAACCCGCTACTACGCGACGTCGACGTCCGTGCGCCGGGTGAACCTGGCCACGGGGAAGGCGAGGTGGACACAGCGCCTGGCGGGCGCGAGGGTGGCACCACTGGCCGGCGACGAACTCGTCGTAGCCGCCACGGCCCATGGCCTGGGCGCACTGGACGCGGCCGGCGGCGGCGAGCGCTGGTGGCGCGACGACCTCCGCGCGCTCACCACCACCGACGGCCGCCCCCTGGCGGACGGCACCGTGGTCTACGCGGCAGGCCCCCGACCGGGCGCCTCCGACACCTCCGCGGGCACGTCCGCATGGGGCATCCACGCCCTGGCGGCCGCCACGGGCAGACCGCGCTGGGCGGTCCCGGTGGACGGCCTGACCACGGAGTCGTACGGGGCGGCGGGCGACGGCCTGATCCACGTGTGCACCGGCACGACGCTGCAGACGTTCCGCGGCCCGTGAGCCAGGCTGGTCCGCGCGAGCATGCACAACGGGAGGAGTACCCGCCCACCGACGACCATCCCCGACGGCGAAGGAAAGGCTCACAGGAGGCCCGCGCATGACGAGCACCCCACTGGTGCCCGCAACAGAAAGGGTCCACCAGTGACCACCGCCCTTCACCCCGAGGACCCCAGGCAGCTGGGTCGGCACCACCTGATCGGTCGGCTCGGTGCCGGAGGCATGGGCCAGGTCTACCTCGCCCGCTCTCCGGGCGGTCGTCTCACCGCCATCAAGACGATTCACGAGCACCTGGCCGCGGACCCCCACTACAGGGAACGGTTCCGCCGCGAGGCCACCGCAGCCCGCAAGGTCACCGGCGTCTACACGGCCGCGGTCCTGGACGCCGACCCCGATGCCCGGCTTCCCTGGCTGGCCACCGTCTTTCTGCCCGGAGTGACTTTGCGCCGCGCCGTCGCCGCGACCGTCCCCCTGCCCGCACCGGCCGTACGCGCCCTCGCCGCCGCCCTCGCCGAGGCGCTGCGCGACATCCACGCGGCCGGCCTCGTCCATCGTGACCTGAAGCCGTCGAACATCCTGCTCACCCGGGATGGCCCCCGCGTCATCGACTTCGGCATCGCCCGCGCCCAGGACGACCGGGCCCTGACGGAGACCGGCGGGATGATCGGCACCCCCGGATACATGTCCCCGGAGCAGATTCTCGACGGCCCGGCGGTGACCGCGGCGACGGACATCTTCGCGCTGGGCGCGGTGCTCGCGTTCGCGGCGACGGGCCGGGACGCGTTCGGGGCGGCCTCCGTGCCCGCGCTGCTCTACCGAATCGTCCACGAGGAGCCCCAACTCGACGACGTACCCGCGGAATCGGGCTTGAAGGACCTGATCGACGCCTGCCTCGACAAGTCCCCCGGCAACCGCCCCGATGCCGCCGCGATACTCCACCGCACTGTCACACCCACCCCGTCGGCCTGGTGGCGTGACGAACCGCTGCGTTCCCTGGTGGCCGACGCCGAGCCGACGCCGCCCCCCGGCCCGGAGCCGATGCCGGCTCCCACCGCCGTCCTGCCGAGCCCGGCCCCCTCCCGGCGGGGCGAGTTGTCCCGCCGCGCCGCTCTCGCAGCCGGCAGCGCCGCCCTCGTCGGCCTGTTCGGCTATGCGGTGGCGCGGGGCGGCGGCGCCGACGCCCAGGACGACGATCCGGACGACTGGAAGGTGACCGGGGGAACGGCCGCCCCCGGCGCGATCCGCTGGCGGCTGAGCGCCGGCGCCGGCCGGGTGGACGCCCTGCTCGCCACGCCGGCCGGGCTCGTCCTGCACGGGCTCGAACGAGCATTCACCAGTACCGGGTCGACCCAACTGCGTACCGCCTCGACGGGCCGTCGGCGCTGGGCGGCGGAGACCTCTGCCGACGTCCCGGACGACTGGGGCGTCACCGACGACGGGCTGCTCCTCGCGGGCGGCATCCGCCTCACCCCCACGGCCATCAGCACCGGCAAGACCCTCCCCGGGGCGGCGGCGCCGGAGTCCACCCAGCAGTGGTATGCGCTCGCCGGCACCGTCATGGTCATCCGTGACACGGACGTGCTGCGCGCCGTCTCGCTCACCTCCGGTACCGAACTGTGGAGCCGCGAACAGCTCACCGAGTGGCGCCGACCCGCCGTCGTCGGCGACGCCCTCCTGCTCACCGACGAGCTCGCCCATCCGACCTGCGTGGACGCGAAGGAGGGCGAAGAGCTGTGGGCCTACCGGGAGTTGGGCGAGGACGACACGGTGACGGCCGTGGGCGCACTGCCGCCGGACCGGTTCGCACTGCTCACCGAGAAGGGCATGCTGCATATCGTCGACGCCCGCAGCGGAGACCGGATGGCCGCCCGCACTCTGAAAACCGGGATCGCGCGTGGTGCCACGGCTCTCGCCCGCACCGGCAGCGCAGGCCTCCTCCTGACCGGCTCCACCCTGCACGGCTTCGGCCTCGACGACGCACGCCTGAACTGGAGCACACCCGCGCTCGGCCTCGATGCCTGCTGGACCCGGCGCCCCGGCGGCGTCCACGTCCCCGTCGTCGCGGGCGGACTGCTGCTGCACTGGAAAGACGGCCGTACGCTCACCGCTCTCGATCCGCGCACCGGCCAATCCCGTGGCCGGACAAAGCAGTTCGAGGACACCGGCCCCGCCCAGTGCCCGCCCGCCGTCGCACCGGACGGCGCCACGGTGTACGCGGCAGCGGGCCGCGCCTGCGCGGCACTACGGACGACCGCGCGGGACCTGACCGAAACACACACCCGCACAGCCCCCGCTCCCGTCACCGCCCTCACGGCCGACACCCGCGGCTGGTATGCCTGCGCAGGCCGCAAGACCGTGATGGCGGTCAACGGATAACCCGTACCAGGTTCAGCCGTCGCTGGACGGAAGGTCAGAAGGGTGTCACCGCCACGAACGAACTGTCCTGGCGGAACAGGTCCGTGCCGTCCGACGGGTCGACGCGGAGTTGGTAGTTGTAGTGGCGCAGGTAGTAGCCGGGGTAGTTGTACGACTCCAGGCGCACGGAACCGCTAGCCGATCCCGTACGGGCGATGAAGGTCGCGTCTCTGGCGAACGTCGACGAGCCGTTGTTCGCGTCGAAGCGGGCCCGGAAGTCCCAGTGCCGCAGGTAGTTGCCGGCCGCGTTGCGGAACGAGTAGCCGTTGCCGTCCGCGAGACCCGCCACGATGGTGAACGTGGACGCCTGCTTCTCCGCGGCCGTGCTGGAACTGGTCAGCACGGGGAGGTTGAGCAGGGCGGACTGCTCCTGCCAGTAGCGGGTGGTGAAGTTGCCGGACCGCAAGAAGCGGGTGACTCCGGTCGGCAGGGTCACGCCGCCGGACACCGTCTCCTTGAGCACGGTGAAGTGGCGTGCCGTACCGGAGATGCCCGGCAGAGTCCTGGGTGCGCTCCAGGTGACGAAGGTGTCGTAACTGTCGCTGTAGTAGTAGCTGCCGTCGCCGTATCCGTCGAAGAAGATCCGCCACGCGCCGTTGTCGAGCTGCACCAGCGCGGTGCCCTCGCGCGTGCCGCCCCAGCCCGCCCAGTTCCCGGTCCTGCTGATCGTGTACGGGCCCGCGAGCGCGGTGCTCGTGGCGTACTCGATGTACTTCGACGTCTCGTTCTTCGTGAGGGCGTGGTACGTCGAGCCGATCTTCACGATGAACGTGTCGATGTGGTTGGCGCCGATGCCGGACAGCGCCACCGGTGAACTCCAGGCGGTGAGCGCGGAGTTGGTGGCCTTGAGCAGATACGGCGTGAAGATCCACTCGTTGCTGGTCACCGAGCAGGACACGATGACGTTCACGCTGCCGTCGCTGTCGACGAACCACTCCGGCGCCCAGGCGCGCGACAGGTTCGCGATGGGGACGGTGTAGTCGTACAGGAACGTCCAGTTGCTGCGGTCCGAACTGCGGGCGAAGCCGATGGTGGTGCTGGTGTCCTGCCAGGTGTGCGTGGTGTAGGTGATGTAGTAGTAGCCGTCGGTGTGCTTGAAAACGCTGGCGTCGCGGATGCGGCCCGCGGGCGGTGTGTACGCGGACGCCTTGAGGAGCCGGAAGTCCGTCGCGTCGTCGGACTGGTAGACGTTCACCGTGCCGTCGTTGCTGTTGAGGAACGGCACGATCGTGTAGCGGGTGGCCGATCCGGGAGGCGGCGCGGCCGCGGAGGCCGTGCCGAACAGGCCGGGCACACCGCCCATGACGAGCGCCGAGGCCGGCAGCGCGGCCATCGCCCGCAGCAGGCTTCGACGTGACGGCGCGAAGGGGTGGACGGCGCCGGTCGCGTCCGGGGAGACGACGGGTCTGTGGGAGTTGTCTGGCGTGATCATGTGCGGCTCTCCTCGTTCGGACTGTGCTGCTGGTGCTGCCGAGCGGAGTCCCAAGTGCGCACGAATTCACTGAGGTTGGGGCGTGCGCACACGCTCTGACGGGTCGACATATCGAACGTAGTTCGGCAAACCGGTCAGAACGTAGAGTGCGGCCGTGAGCACGTCAATAACTTCGACACACTCAGCCCCTTCTTGGCCGAGGCGGGGATGCGGGCTCGGGCGGAGTGGTGCCGTGCCGTCAGGCGGGCGTCCGCCGAGGCCTCACTCGCCGAGCGCCCGTCCGACCCGCACATTCCAGCGCCCGGCCCGCCCGCTGAACTCCGTCACGGTCAACGGCGGCACATCGACGCGCCAGAACGCCGATTCCGGTGCCCCGAGTGCCCGCACCACCCCGGCCCGTACGATCTCCGGCTCGACGACGGCGACGATCCGCACCGAGCCCGCTCCCGAACCCGGTGCTGAGCCCGAAGCCGAGCCTGGGCCCGAGCCGAGGGCCGGATCCGCCGCCGTCTCCAGCCACTTCGCCACTCGCTCGCACAACCCGCTCACCGACTCGCCGCCGTGCGGGGCGGACGACGGGTCCGCCAGCCAGCGCCCCACGGCCTCCGGTTCGTCGGCGCTCACCTCGGCGAGGGTCGCCCCGCGCCAGCGGCCCACGTCCAGGCCGGCCAGTTCCGGCTCGATGACGGCGGCGGCCACGGAGGCGATGGTGTCGGTGTCGAGCCCGAGCGCCGCGGCCGTCTCCCGGCAGCGAACCGTGGGTGAGACCAGAACCCGGTCGGCGGTGGGCAACGAGCCCGCGGCGGCCCCGGCGAGCCGCAGCCCGGCCGCGTCGACGGAACATCCGTCGTCGAAGCGCGCCTCCCGCAACGCCGAGTTCATCGCTGGTGAGATCAACATCACTCGGCTGGTCATCGGCCCGCCCTCGCGTTCCCCACGTGCTCAACACCCCTGTCCGTACCGGGAATTGGGGGCGTGACCAGGACACCGGCGCGCGCTCCGGGGCCCATGCGCCCTTGGCCGCGCCTCCGCTTCGCGGTACCTTCTCGTCGATATTGACGACGGTACGACGGAAGCCGGTGAGAATCCGGCACGGTCGCGCCACTGTAAGCCCCGCACCAGCCGCCTCCCGCCCGGGAGGTGAAGGTCGAGCGAAGTCAGACCCGTGGCCGTCGTCCTGTGCACCACCGAGATGGGACGCGAGTTCCCCCAGGAGGTCCTGCCATGGCGCAGTCCGCCGTCGCTCAGCCGACCGTAACCACCCCCGACGTACCCGCAAAGCTGCCGATCGGCGCCATCGCCCCCTGGGCGGTCTTCCTCGGCATCCTGATGCTGGTGCTGCTGTACTTCGTCGGCGCCGAACAGGGCGCCACCTCCGTGGTCTCCGGCGAAGGCGTGCACGAGTGGGTGCACGACGCCCGCCACCTGCTCGGCTTCCCCTGCCACTGACGGCGACAAAGAACCGACAGGACAACTCAATGAACTCCGTCACCGTCAGAAATCTCCTGGTGCGCGGCATGCTCGCGGGTCTCGCCGCGGGTGTGCTCGCCCTGGTCGTCGCCTACTTCCTGGGCGAACCGCGTGTGGACGAGGCCATCGCCTTCGAGGAAGCCCACGCCCACGGACACGGCGGGGAGGAACTCGTCACCCGTGGGATGCAGTCCACCGGCGGCCTGTCCACCGGCGTCCTCGTCTACGGGGTCGCGTTCGGCGGCATCGCCGCCCTCGCCTACTGCTTCGCCCTCGGCAGGATCGGCCGCTTCGGGCCGCGCGCCAGCGCGCTGCTGCTGGCAGCCGCCGGTCTGGTCGCGGTCTACCTGGTGCCGTTCCTCAAGTACCCGGCGAACCCGCCCGCCGTCGGCGACCCCGACACCCTCAACCAGCGCACCGCGCTGTTCCTCCTCATGATCGTGCTCAGCGTGCTGCTGGCCGTCGCCGCGGTGATCCTCGGCCAACGCCTCGCACCGCGCCTGGGCAACTGGAACGCCACCCTCGCGGCGGGCGCGTTCTTCGTCCTGGTCATCGGCCTGGCGTACGCGTTCCTGCCGTCCTTCAACGAGGCGCCGGAGGGCTTCCCCGCCACCCTGCTGTGGCAGTACCGGCTGGCGACCCTGGCCATCCAGGTGGCCCTGTGGACCGCGTACGGCCTGGTCTTCGGGCTGCTCGCGGAGCGCCTGCTGGCTCCCGAGCCGGCCGGGGCCGACAAGGAGAAGGCGCCCGAGAGCCGGGCAACTCCCGTCGCGCACTGATCCGTCGCGCACTGCCCGTTGGCACGCGAAGGGGCCCCTGGAGAACCATCCCGGGGCCCCTTCGTATGTGTGCGTGCGGCAGGTGCGTACGTCGTCGGCATTCCCTATTTCTGGAACACGTTCTACGGTGTGCGCCGTCAGGTCCGGGTGGCCGAACGCGTGGGTCAGTGGGAGCCAGGAGGCGCCGTGCATCTCGAATACACGCCGGAGCAGCAGCGGTCGCGCACCGAACTGCGCGCCTACTTCGCCGAGTTGGTCCCAAACGACATGCACGCTCGCTATGGCGCCCCGGCGGCGCAGAAGCGCTTCTACCGCGACACCATCCGCCGGCTCGGCCGCGACGGGTGGCTCGGCGTGGGCTGGCCGAAGGAGTACGGCGGACGCGGTCTGACCCCGATGGAACAGTTCATCTTC from Streptomyces sp. NBC_00878 harbors:
- a CDS encoding protein kinase — encoded protein: MGRFEFGEYRTLALLGAGGMGRAYLARSGSGRLVVVKVMHAHLAAEPLFRERLRREVRAARAVTGPFTAAVLDAEPQAPLPWLAIEYCAGPTLSEAVAGCGPLAAGDLASLGAALAEALSAIHTAGLVHRDLKPANVLVTGQGPRVIDFGIAKALGDGPASGPSGEDLTGSGEMLGSVGFMAPEQITYDTEPAAPCDVFALGALLALAATGRNPHGGSTAPQIVYRTLHEKPDLAGVPDGEWAAFLIRCLSKGPDGRPTAAEVLDWCAARAAERPWWERPEVTALIDGHEETVARRIAVSADADELGATRTDPPPASVGPSRRRVFAWAGAAVTTAAAVTATIALLDDEPGARRQPVTPSWRSGTPLWTREVGALEYGGTLTRTADALYVYFDGTARRLDPHTGAVAWEFEDAAAVLPYGDTVYVTHRPTDLASPVIVAIDAAGGAERWRTGALESNPYRPFGFSSFDGSSTLLAVTHRTACLATFAKYDSIWARRTNQKRRWRAYGFDLPTGAPLWFRGGTAAQVTALNAAGGRFALASATATPGPLYVLHERSGEEESSIPDGSATPEVHPGARGTRYYATSTSVRRVNLATGKARWTQRLAGARVAPLAGDELVVAATAHGLGALDAAGGGERWWRDDLRALTTTDGRPLADGTVVYAAGPRPGASDTSAGTSAWGIHALAAATGRPRWAVPVDGLTTESYGAAGDGLIHVCTGTTLQTFRGP
- a CDS encoding protein kinase, coding for MTTALHPEDPRQLGRHHLIGRLGAGGMGQVYLARSPGGRLTAIKTIHEHLAADPHYRERFRREATAARKVTGVYTAAVLDADPDARLPWLATVFLPGVTLRRAVAATVPLPAPAVRALAAALAEALRDIHAAGLVHRDLKPSNILLTRDGPRVIDFGIARAQDDRALTETGGMIGTPGYMSPEQILDGPAVTAATDIFALGAVLAFAATGRDAFGAASVPALLYRIVHEEPQLDDVPAESGLKDLIDACLDKSPGNRPDAAAILHRTVTPTPSAWWRDEPLRSLVADAEPTPPPGPEPMPAPTAVLPSPAPSRRGELSRRAALAAGSAALVGLFGYAVARGGGADAQDDDPDDWKVTGGTAAPGAIRWRLSAGAGRVDALLATPAGLVLHGLERAFTSTGSTQLRTASTGRRRWAAETSADVPDDWGVTDDGLLLAGGIRLTPTAISTGKTLPGAAAPESTQQWYALAGTVMVIRDTDVLRAVSLTSGTELWSREQLTEWRRPAVVGDALLLTDELAHPTCVDAKEGEELWAYRELGEDDTVTAVGALPPDRFALLTEKGMLHIVDARSGDRMAARTLKTGIARGATALARTGSAGLLLTGSTLHGFGLDDARLNWSTPALGLDACWTRRPGGVHVPVVAGGLLLHWKDGRTLTALDPRTGQSRGRTKQFEDTGPAQCPPAVAPDGATVYAAAGRACAALRTTARDLTETHTRTAPAPVTALTADTRGWYACAGRKTVMAVNG
- a CDS encoding AbfB domain-containing protein, producing the protein MAALPASALVMGGVPGLFGTASAAAPPPGSATRYTIVPFLNSNDGTVNVYQSDDATDFRLLKASAYTPPAGRIRDASVFKHTDGYYYITYTTHTWQDTSTTIGFARSSDRSNWTFLYDYTVPIANLSRAWAPEWFVDSDGSVNVIVSCSVTSNEWIFTPYLLKATNSALTAWSSPVALSGIGANHIDTFIVKIGSTYHALTKNETSKYIEYATSTALAGPYTISRTGNWAGWGGTREGTALVQLDNGAWRIFFDGYGDGSYYYSDSYDTFVTWSAPRTLPGISGTARHFTVLKETVSGGVTLPTGVTRFLRSGNFTTRYWQEQSALLNLPVLTSSSTAAEKQASTFTIVAGLADGNGYSFRNAAGNYLRHWDFRARFDANNGSSTFARDATFIARTGSASGSVRLESYNYPGYYLRHYNYQLRVDPSDGTDLFRQDSSFVAVTPF
- a CDS encoding histidine phosphatase family protein, translating into MTSRVMLISPAMNSALREARFDDGCSVDAAGLRLAGAAAGSLPTADRVLVSPTVRCRETAAALGLDTDTIASVAAAVIEPELAGLDVGRWRGATLAEVSADEPEAVGRWLADPSSAPHGGESVSGLCERVAKWLETAADPALGSGPGSASGSAPGSGAGSVRIVAVVEPEIVRAGVVRALGAPESAFWRVDVPPLTVTEFSGRAGRWNVRVGRALGE